The Streptomyces pactum genome contains a region encoding:
- a CDS encoding DUF5998 family protein, protein MDGMAKTSTTTQGLRAAIERSGYYPALVGEAVEAAVGGEPVRSYLVHQETTFDQNEVRRHVTVLVLTGNRFIVSHTDEQAADDTSPSPYATTSTESVKLGRISSIVVSRVVANPEQYKPGTLPREIVLTIGWGAVSRIDLEPAACGDPNCEADHGYTGSSTADDLSLRVSEAGDGPETVRQALTFAQALSEATADSAR, encoded by the coding sequence ATGGACGGCATGGCCAAGACCAGTACGACGACCCAGGGGCTGCGAGCGGCGATCGAGCGCAGCGGCTACTACCCGGCCCTCGTGGGCGAGGCGGTGGAGGCCGCCGTGGGCGGCGAGCCCGTCAGGTCGTACCTGGTCCACCAGGAGACGACGTTCGACCAGAACGAGGTGCGCCGGCACGTGACCGTCCTCGTGCTCACCGGCAACCGGTTCATCGTCAGCCACACCGACGAGCAGGCCGCCGACGACACCTCCCCGTCGCCGTACGCCACGACCTCCACGGAGTCCGTCAAGCTCGGCCGGATCTCGTCCATCGTCGTCAGCCGCGTGGTCGCCAACCCGGAGCAGTACAAGCCGGGCACGCTGCCCCGCGAGATCGTGCTGACCATCGGCTGGGGCGCCGTCTCCCGCATCGACCTGGAGCCCGCCGCCTGCGGCGACCCCAACTGCGAGGCGGACCACGGCTACACGGGCAGCTCGACGGCCGACGACCTGAGCCTGCGGGTCAGCGAGGCCGGAGACGGCCCGGAGACGGTGCGCCAGGCGCTCACCTTCGCCCAGGCCCTGTCCGAGGCGACCGCGGACTCCGCCCGCTGA
- a CDS encoding GNAT family N-acetyltransferase, with the protein MQTSSDRHEYPAHWEADVVLRDGGTARVRPITVDDAERLVSFYEQVSDESKYYRFFAPYPRLSAKDVHRFTHHDFVDRVGLAATIGGEFIATVRYDRIGAGGTPASSHPPPATTPSGGPVAPAPPVSDEAEVAFLVQDAHQGRGVASALLEHIAAVARERDIRRFAAEVLPANTKMIKVFMDAGYTQKRSFEDGVVRLEFDLEPTDRSLAVQYAREHRAEARSVQRLLQPGSVAVIGTGRTPGGVGRSILGNIRDAGYTGRLYAVNKAFPEDLRELDQVPARRSVRDIDGPVDLAVVTVPAEHVPGVVTECGEHGVQGLVVISAGYADSGPEGRERQRALVRQARTYGMRIIGPNAFGIINTSPDVRLNASLAPETPRPGRIGLFAQSGAIGIALLSRLHRRGGGVTGVTGVSTFVSSGNRADVSGNDVLQYWYDDPETDVALMYLESIGNPRKFTRLARRTAAVKPLVVVQGARHGGVAPQGHAVRATRLPHATVSALLRQAGVIRVDTITDLVDAGLLLARQPLPAGPRVAILGNSESLGLLTYDACLSKGLRPHPPLDLTTAASADDFHAALSRALGDDTCDAVVVTAIPAVGEGSAGDAALAEALRSAAAAVPAKPVLVVHVELGGLAEALSAAASTAPQAALPGEVRTTSPAGPRAAPPARPRAAAAPEPRAPESRAPESRAAASAENGAIPAVGSQATPAAERQAASPAETRATPSSAAGSARPATPASEPARAPDGARPIPAYPAAERAVRALAQAVAYAQWRRDAADPGKVPEYEDIEEKGTAELIAGHLARGQGLTLGTRETCDLLGRYGIHVHRALPAPTPDDAVAAARTIGYPVALKATAPHLRHRADLGGVRLDLADEEQLRRAYAELTELFGKPAELRPVVQGMAPRGVDTVVRAVIDPAAGAVLSFGLAGAATQLLGDMAHRLIPVTDREATSLIRSIRTAPLLFGWRGSAPVDSSALEELLLRVSRLVDDHPEVVAVTLEPVVVAPRGLSVLGATVRLAPPPARDDLGPRTLPAY; encoded by the coding sequence ATGCAGACCTCGTCGGACCGGCACGAGTACCCCGCCCACTGGGAGGCCGACGTGGTGCTGCGCGACGGCGGCACCGCGCGCGTCCGCCCCATCACCGTTGATGACGCCGAGCGCCTGGTCAGCTTCTACGAGCAGGTCTCCGACGAGTCGAAGTACTACCGCTTCTTCGCGCCGTACCCTCGCCTGTCCGCCAAGGACGTCCACCGCTTCACGCACCACGACTTTGTGGACCGGGTGGGACTCGCGGCCACCATCGGCGGCGAGTTCATCGCCACCGTACGCTACGACCGGATCGGCGCCGGCGGAACACCCGCCTCGTCCCATCCGCCGCCCGCCACCACTCCTTCCGGAGGGCCCGTCGCGCCCGCCCCTCCCGTCTCCGACGAGGCCGAGGTCGCCTTCCTCGTCCAGGACGCCCACCAGGGACGCGGCGTCGCCTCCGCGCTGCTGGAACACATCGCCGCCGTCGCCCGCGAGCGCGACATCCGCCGCTTCGCCGCCGAGGTACTGCCCGCCAACACCAAGATGATCAAAGTGTTCATGGACGCCGGGTACACCCAGAAGCGCAGCTTCGAGGACGGCGTGGTCCGGCTGGAATTCGACCTCGAACCCACCGACCGCTCGCTCGCCGTGCAGTACGCGCGCGAGCACCGCGCGGAGGCGCGTTCCGTTCAGCGGCTGTTGCAGCCGGGCTCGGTGGCGGTCATCGGCACCGGCCGCACACCGGGAGGCGTCGGCCGCAGCATCCTCGGCAACATCCGGGACGCGGGCTACACCGGCCGGCTGTACGCCGTGAACAAGGCCTTCCCCGAGGACCTGAGGGAACTCGACCAGGTGCCCGCCCGCCGCTCGGTGCGCGACATCGACGGCCCCGTCGACCTCGCCGTCGTCACCGTGCCCGCCGAGCACGTGCCCGGGGTCGTCACCGAGTGCGGTGAGCACGGCGTGCAGGGCCTCGTCGTGATCTCCGCCGGGTACGCCGACAGCGGCCCCGAGGGACGTGAACGCCAGCGCGCCCTCGTGCGCCAGGCGCGCACGTACGGCATGCGGATCATCGGACCCAACGCCTTCGGGATCATCAACACCTCCCCGGATGTGCGGCTCAACGCCTCCCTCGCCCCCGAGACGCCGCGCCCCGGCCGGATCGGCCTGTTCGCCCAGTCCGGCGCCATCGGCATCGCCCTGCTGTCCCGGCTGCACCGGCGCGGCGGCGGGGTCACCGGCGTCACCGGGGTGTCGACCTTCGTCTCGTCCGGCAACCGGGCCGACGTCTCCGGCAACGACGTCCTCCAGTACTGGTACGACGACCCGGAGACCGACGTCGCGCTGATGTACCTGGAGTCCATCGGCAACCCGCGCAAGTTCACCCGCCTGGCCCGGCGCACGGCGGCGGTCAAGCCGCTGGTAGTGGTGCAGGGCGCCCGGCACGGCGGCGTGGCGCCACAGGGGCACGCGGTACGGGCGACGCGGCTGCCCCACGCGACGGTCTCCGCGCTGCTGAGGCAGGCCGGCGTGATCCGCGTCGACACGATCACCGACCTGGTCGACGCGGGGCTGCTCCTCGCCCGCCAGCCCCTGCCCGCCGGGCCGCGGGTGGCGATCCTGGGCAACTCCGAATCACTGGGACTGCTGACATACGACGCCTGCCTCTCCAAGGGGCTGCGGCCGCACCCGCCCCTGGACCTGACGACGGCGGCCTCGGCGGACGACTTCCACGCGGCTCTCTCCCGTGCCCTGGGCGACGACACCTGCGACGCGGTGGTGGTGACCGCCATCCCGGCGGTGGGGGAGGGGTCGGCGGGTGACGCGGCGCTGGCCGAGGCCCTGCGATCGGCGGCGGCCGCGGTGCCCGCCAAGCCGGTCCTGGTGGTCCACGTGGAACTGGGAGGTCTGGCGGAAGCCCTGTCCGCGGCGGCGAGCACGGCGCCGCAGGCGGCCCTGCCCGGCGAGGTGCGGACGACCTCGCCCGCCGGCCCCCGGGCCGCCCCGCCCGCGCGGCCCCGGGCGGCCGCGGCACCCGAGCCGAGGGCACCCGAGTCGCGGGCGCCCGAGTCGCGGGCGGCCGCGTCCGCTGAGAACGGGGCGATCCCGGCCGTCGGGTCGCAGGCGACCCCGGCTGCCGAGCGGCAGGCGGCCTCGCCCGCCGAGACCCGAGCGACCCCGTCCTCCGCGGCGGGTTCCGCCCGACCGGCCACTCCCGCGTCCGAGCCCGCCCGAGCCCCCGACGGAGCCCGCCCCATCCCCGCCTACCCCGCCGCCGAACGAGCCGTCCGCGCCCTCGCCCAGGCCGTCGCCTACGCCCAGTGGCGCCGCGACGCCGCCGACCCCGGCAAGGTGCCGGAGTACGAGGACATCGAGGAGAAGGGCACCGCCGAGCTGATAGCCGGGCACCTCGCGCGCGGGCAGGGGCTCACACTCGGCACGCGGGAGACCTGCGACCTGCTCGGCAGGTACGGCATCCACGTCCACCGCGCCCTGCCCGCCCCCACCCCCGACGACGCCGTCGCCGCCGCGCGGACCATCGGCTACCCCGTCGCCCTCAAGGCCACCGCCCCGCACCTGCGCCACCGCGCCGACCTGGGCGGTGTGCGGCTGGACCTCGCGGACGAGGAACAACTGCGACGGGCGTACGCGGAGTTGACCGAGCTGTTCGGCAAGCCCGCGGAGCTGCGCCCGGTGGTGCAGGGCATGGCACCGCGCGGCGTCGACACGGTCGTACGCGCGGTCATCGACCCGGCGGCCGGTGCCGTGCTCTCCTTCGGGCTCGCCGGGGCCGCCACCCAGTTGCTCGGCGACATGGCGCACCGGCTGATCCCGGTCACCGACCGGGAAGCCACCTCGCTCATCCGTTCGATCCGCACGGCGCCCCTGCTCTTCGGGTGGCGCGGCTCGGCCCCGGTCGACAGCTCCGCCCTGGAGGAGCTGCTGCTGCGGGTCTCCCGGCTGGTAGACGACCACCCGGAGGTCGTCGCGGTCACCCTGGAACCGGTCGTCGTCGCCCCGCGCGGCCTGAGCGTCCTCGGTGCCACCGTCCGCCTCGCGCCCCCTCCCGCCAGGGACGACCTCGGCCCGCGGACCCTGCCGGCGTACTGA
- a CDS encoding HPr family phosphocarrier protein produces the protein MAERRVNVGWAEGLHARPASIFVRAATATGVPVTIAKADGSPVNAASMLAVLGLGAQGGEEIVLAADAEGADAALDRLAKLVSEGLEELPETV, from the coding sequence ATGGCTGAGCGCCGCGTCAACGTCGGCTGGGCCGAGGGTCTCCACGCCCGCCCCGCCTCCATCTTCGTCCGAGCCGCCACGGCCACAGGCGTCCCGGTGACGATCGCCAAGGCCGACGGTTCCCCCGTCAACGCGGCCTCCATGCTGGCCGTCCTCGGCCTCGGCGCCCAGGGCGGCGAGGAGATCGTCCTCGCCGCCGACGCCGAGGGCGCGGACGCCGCCCTGGACCGGCTCGCGAAGCTGGTCTCCGAGGGGCTCGAGGAACTCCCCGAAACCGTCTGA
- a CDS encoding thymidine kinase, with protein sequence MSELVFFSGTMDCGKSTLALQIEHNRSARGLVGMIFTRDDRAGEGKLSSRLGLVTDAVEVEDGQDLYAYLVDHLSQGGRADYVIADEAQFLAPDQIDQLARVVDDLGIDVYAFGITTDFRSKLFPGSQRLVELADRVEVLQVEALCWCGARATHNARTVGGVMVVEGAQVVVGDVAQSPDEVGYEVLCRRHHRRRTTAATAHAAALSPDVLPVSPA encoded by the coding sequence ATGTCCGAGCTGGTCTTCTTCTCCGGAACGATGGACTGCGGGAAGTCGACACTGGCTCTCCAGATCGAGCACAACCGCTCGGCACGCGGCCTGGTCGGCATGATCTTCACCCGGGACGACCGCGCGGGCGAGGGCAAGCTCTCCTCCCGCCTCGGCCTGGTCACCGACGCGGTGGAGGTCGAGGACGGACAGGACCTGTACGCCTACCTCGTCGACCACCTCTCGCAGGGCGGTCGCGCGGATTACGTGATCGCGGACGAGGCGCAGTTCCTCGCGCCGGACCAGATCGACCAGCTCGCGCGCGTGGTCGACGATCTCGGCATCGACGTGTACGCCTTCGGCATCACCACCGATTTCCGCTCCAAGCTCTTCCCCGGCTCCCAGCGCCTGGTCGAACTCGCCGACCGCGTCGAGGTGCTCCAGGTCGAGGCCCTGTGCTGGTGCGGTGCCCGCGCCACGCACAACGCCCGCACCGTGGGCGGCGTCATGGTCGTCGAGGGGGCCCAGGTGGTCGTCGGCGACGTGGCCCAGTCCCCCGACGAGGTCGGCTACGAAGTGCTGTGCCGACGGCACCACCGGCGCCGTACGACCGCCGCGACGGCCCACGCCGCGGCGCTGTCGCCGGACGTGCTGCCGGTATCACCCGCCTGA
- a CDS encoding alkaline phosphatase family protein produces MVQPAAWDTAPEPLPVDSAPVPEYGSGSLADLLPTLAAGLGVPGMTAGITELAPADRNCVFLIDGLGWEQLRAHPEDAPFMSSLLSSSRGGTGRPITAGYPATTATSLASVGTGLPPGAHGLPGYTVRDPATGELMNQLRWQPWTAPGPWQPYPTVFHTAHEAGVRAAQVSSPTFANTPLTKVALSGGTFHGRLSGEDRMDCAAEQLAGADRALVYTYYAEVDGAGHRFGVDSDTWRGQLGHVDRLVQRLAEQLPPRSALYVTADHGMIDVPFDEDHRIDFDDDWELKAGVALLGGEGRARHVYAVPGAANDVLTCWREVLGEQFWVASRDEAIAAGWFGPRIDDRVYDRIGDVVAAARDDVLLIASEREPKESAMVGNHGSMTPAEQLVPLLEVRS; encoded by the coding sequence ATGGTGCAGCCCGCCGCCTGGGACACCGCCCCGGAGCCCCTCCCCGTCGATTCCGCCCCCGTACCCGAGTACGGCAGCGGCTCGCTCGCCGACCTGCTGCCCACCCTCGCCGCCGGCCTCGGCGTCCCCGGCATGACCGCCGGCATCACGGAACTGGCCCCCGCCGACCGGAACTGCGTGTTCCTGATCGACGGCCTCGGCTGGGAGCAGTTGCGGGCGCACCCGGAGGACGCCCCCTTCATGAGTTCGCTCCTGAGCAGCTCACGCGGCGGCACCGGGCGCCCGATCACCGCCGGTTACCCGGCGACCACCGCGACCTCCCTCGCCTCCGTCGGCACCGGCCTGCCGCCGGGCGCCCACGGCCTGCCCGGCTACACGGTGCGTGATCCGGCCACCGGCGAGCTGATGAACCAGCTCCGCTGGCAGCCGTGGACCGCGCCGGGCCCCTGGCAGCCGTATCCCACGGTCTTCCACACCGCCCACGAGGCGGGTGTGCGCGCCGCCCAGGTCTCCTCCCCGACCTTCGCCAACACCCCGCTGACCAAGGTCGCGCTCAGCGGCGGCACGTTCCACGGGCGGCTGTCCGGCGAGGACCGCATGGACTGCGCCGCCGAGCAACTGGCCGGCGCCGACCGTGCCCTGGTCTACACGTACTACGCCGAGGTCGACGGCGCGGGCCACCGCTTCGGCGTCGACTCCGACACCTGGCGCGGCCAGCTCGGGCACGTCGACCGGCTGGTCCAGCGCCTCGCCGAGCAGCTACCGCCACGCAGCGCCCTGTACGTCACCGCCGACCACGGCATGATCGACGTGCCCTTCGACGAGGACCACCGCATCGACTTCGACGACGACTGGGAGCTGAAGGCGGGCGTCGCCCTCCTCGGCGGCGAGGGCCGCGCCCGGCACGTGTACGCCGTCCCCGGTGCGGCGAACGACGTGCTGACCTGCTGGCGCGAGGTGCTCGGCGAGCAGTTCTGGGTGGCGTCGCGGGACGAGGCGATCGCGGCGGGCTGGTTCGGCCCCCGCATCGACGACCGGGTGTACGACCGCATCGGCGACGTGGTCGCCGCCGCCCGGGACGACGTCCTGCTCATCGCCTCCGAGCGGGAGCCGAAGGAGTCGGCGATGGTCGGCAACCACGGGTCGATGACCCCTGCCGAGCAACTCGTCCCCCTGCTCGAAGTACGCTCCTGA
- a CDS encoding M23 family metallopeptidase has protein sequence MAFTRATGKHRRPSRVHRTTARAAGVAALATTGVVGTLAAPALAAESEAEQSGLTPVITIGDSIADEIDAQATAQERAALHAAAREAAQEAARERAAEAAEQAREAKERAAREAERKRLNTFVSPITASYVSTAYQAGSSLWSSGSHTGIDFHASSGTTVHAVGVGTVVEAGWGGAYGNQVVIKMHDGTYTQYGHLSSIGVSVGQSVVPGQQIGLSGATGNVTGPHLHFEARTSPEYGSDMDPLAYLRSHGVNL, from the coding sequence ATGGCGTTCACGCGCGCCACCGGGAAGCACCGCCGTCCCAGCCGGGTGCACCGCACCACCGCCCGCGCGGCGGGTGTCGCGGCCCTCGCCACCACCGGCGTCGTCGGCACCCTCGCGGCTCCGGCGCTCGCCGCCGAGTCCGAGGCGGAGCAGAGCGGACTCACCCCGGTCATCACCATCGGCGACTCCATAGCCGACGAGATCGACGCCCAGGCCACCGCCCAGGAGCGGGCGGCACTGCACGCCGCCGCCCGTGAGGCGGCCCAGGAGGCCGCGCGCGAGCGGGCGGCCGAGGCGGCCGAGCAGGCGCGCGAGGCCAAGGAGCGCGCCGCACGTGAGGCGGAGCGCAAGCGGCTCAACACCTTCGTGTCGCCGATCACCGCGTCCTACGTCTCCACCGCCTATCAGGCGGGCAGCTCCCTGTGGTCCTCCGGCAGCCACACCGGCATCGACTTCCACGCCTCCAGCGGTACCACCGTCCACGCGGTCGGCGTCGGCACCGTCGTGGAGGCCGGCTGGGGCGGGGCGTACGGCAACCAGGTCGTCATCAAGATGCACGACGGTACGTACACGCAGTACGGCCACCTGTCGTCCATCGGCGTCTCGGTCGGCCAGTCGGTCGTCCCCGGGCAGCAGATCGGCCTCTCCGGCGCCACCGGCAACGTCACCGGACCGCACCTGCACTTCGAGGCTCGCACGAGCCCCGAGTACGGCTCGGACATGGACCCCCTCGCGTATCTCCGCTCCCACGGCGTCAACCTCTGA
- a CDS encoding GntR family transcriptional regulator: MRIPAHSVCTAIRDDIVTGVHGRGSRLTEELLARRYGVSRVPVREALRTLEAEGFVVTRRHAGACVAEPTEQEAADLLETRMLLEPLGASRAARRRTEAHLKVLRGLVRLGRERARQGNSEDLRSLDGWFHDTLAQSVGSPSLTAMLAQLRHKIAWMYAVEPPAGPVENWAEHGAIVDAVARGDGERARALMTLHTERSTSAHRLRFSSGGGRAERVRNSQRAVNTPSLRY, from the coding sequence ATGCGTATTCCGGCGCATTCGGTGTGCACGGCGATCCGGGACGACATCGTCACCGGCGTCCACGGGCGAGGCAGCCGGCTGACCGAGGAACTCCTGGCCCGCCGCTACGGCGTCTCCCGCGTCCCCGTCCGTGAGGCCCTGCGCACGCTGGAGGCCGAGGGCTTCGTGGTGACACGGCGGCACGCGGGCGCGTGCGTCGCGGAACCCACCGAGCAGGAGGCCGCCGACCTCCTGGAGACGCGCATGCTCCTTGAACCCCTGGGCGCATCCCGGGCCGCCCGGCGCCGCACCGAGGCGCACCTCAAGGTGCTCCGCGGGCTGGTCAGGCTCGGACGGGAACGCGCCAGGCAGGGCAACAGCGAGGACCTGCGCTCACTGGACGGCTGGTTCCACGACACCCTCGCCCAGTCCGTCGGCAGCCCTTCCCTGACGGCCATGCTGGCCCAACTGCGCCACAAGATCGCCTGGATGTACGCCGTGGAGCCGCCGGCCGGGCCCGTGGAGAACTGGGCGGAGCACGGTGCGATCGTCGACGCGGTGGCCCGGGGCGACGGCGAGCGCGCGCGTGCGCTCATGACGCTGCACACCGAGCGGTCGACGTCGGCGCACAGGCTGCGATTCTCCTCCGGCGGGGGACGGGCGGAACGTGTGAGGAACTCGCAACGTGCCGTAAACACTCCGAGCCTGCGGTATTAA
- a CDS encoding VOC family protein gives MTDARGSAGRNGETNARRTPGTPCWVSLMVHGPAATQEFYGTLFGWEFQPGPQQLGPYVRALLDGREVAGIGQLPPDRQLPIAWTPYFASDDVNRTAETVRLCGGTLGVGPLDAGAAGRLALCSDPSGAVFGIWQAAAHLGTAVTDVPGTPAWNELVTAESASVAKFYETVFGFELVPEVSADLDYVTLRLEGRPVAGIHGVGNALPRDRGPHWMTYFEVADAEESLEHLADLGGHVLKPVQDTPHGRVALVADPEGARLSLLEGRRGTGAGSLGRSGG, from the coding sequence ATGACCGACGCACGGGGGTCGGCCGGCCGGAACGGCGAGACGAACGCCCGGCGCACGCCCGGCACACCCTGCTGGGTGAGTCTGATGGTGCACGGGCCGGCCGCGACCCAGGAGTTCTACGGCACACTGTTCGGCTGGGAGTTCCAGCCCGGCCCGCAGCAGTTGGGCCCCTATGTGCGGGCCCTGCTCGACGGGCGCGAGGTGGCGGGTATCGGCCAACTGCCCCCGGACCGGCAGTTGCCGATCGCGTGGACGCCCTACTTCGCCTCCGACGACGTCAACCGGACGGCCGAAACGGTACGCCTGTGCGGTGGCACGCTCGGCGTGGGCCCGCTGGACGCGGGCGCGGCCGGTCGCCTGGCCCTCTGCTCCGACCCGTCGGGCGCCGTCTTCGGCATCTGGCAGGCTGCGGCGCACCTCGGCACGGCCGTCACCGACGTACCCGGCACACCGGCGTGGAACGAGCTGGTGACCGCCGAGTCGGCGAGTGTCGCGAAGTTCTACGAGACGGTGTTCGGCTTCGAACTGGTGCCGGAGGTCTCCGCGGACCTCGACTACGTGACCCTTCGCCTCGAAGGCCGCCCCGTCGCCGGTATCCACGGTGTCGGAAACGCCCTGCCCCGCGACCGGGGGCCGCACTGGATGACGTACTTCGAGGTGGCCGACGCGGAGGAGTCCCTGGAGCACCTCGCCGATCTCGGCGGGCATGTACTCAAGCCCGTCCAGGACACGCCTCACGGCCGGGTGGCGTTGGTGGCGGATCCGGAGGGGGCGCGGTTGTCACTGCTGGAGGGCCGTCGGGGCACGGGCGCGGGGTCCCTGGGGCGCTCAGGCGGGTGA
- a CDS encoding sulfurtransferase, with the protein MNAIISASELENELADGNPPVLLDVRWQLSTAKAAGAAPFDGGAAYAAGHLPGAVFVDLDRELASAPGGRGRHPLPDVAEFGAAMRRAGVSSGRPVVVYDGGQGWAAARAWWLLRWTGHPNVRVLDGGLPAWEAALSTDVPAPAEGDFTPEPGAAGLLDADGAAALARSGLLLDARAGERYRGEVEPIDRVGGHIPGAVSAPTTDNVAADGRFRPADELRARFKALGATEDDEVGVYCGSGVSGAHEVLALAVAGIPAALYVGSWSEWSSDPGRPVAVGPDPQ; encoded by the coding sequence ATGAACGCCATCATCTCCGCATCCGAACTCGAGAACGAACTGGCGGACGGGAACCCGCCCGTCCTGCTCGACGTCCGCTGGCAACTGAGCACGGCCAAGGCGGCCGGCGCCGCGCCCTTCGACGGCGGGGCCGCGTACGCGGCAGGGCATCTTCCCGGTGCCGTCTTCGTGGACCTGGACAGGGAACTCGCCTCCGCACCCGGCGGGCGCGGTCGCCATCCGCTGCCCGACGTGGCGGAGTTCGGCGCGGCTATGCGCCGGGCGGGCGTGTCGTCCGGCCGGCCGGTCGTCGTGTACGACGGGGGGCAGGGGTGGGCGGCGGCCCGCGCCTGGTGGCTGCTGCGCTGGACGGGTCACCCGAACGTGCGGGTCCTGGACGGCGGGTTGCCGGCCTGGGAGGCGGCGCTGTCGACGGACGTCCCCGCGCCCGCGGAGGGCGACTTCACTCCGGAGCCGGGCGCGGCGGGTCTGCTGGACGCCGACGGGGCCGCCGCCCTGGCCCGCTCCGGGCTGCTGCTCGACGCCCGCGCGGGGGAGCGTTACCGGGGCGAGGTCGAGCCGATCGATCGGGTCGGTGGTCACATCCCGGGGGCCGTGTCCGCGCCGACGACGGACAACGTGGCGGCGGACGGCCGGTTCCGGCCGGCGGATGAACTGCGGGCGCGCTTCAAGGCGTTGGGCGCCACGGAGGACGATGAGGTGGGCGTGTACTGCGGCTCGGGCGTGTCGGGCGCCCACGAGGTGCTGGCGCTGGCGGTGGCGGGCATCCCGGCGGCGCTGTACGTGGGCTCGTGGTCGGAGTGGTCGTCGGACCCGGGCCGGCCGGTCGCGGTGGGGCCGGACCCGCAGTAG